A single region of the Aeromicrobium chenweiae genome encodes:
- a CDS encoding MCE family protein, whose translation MKQIDRESMGAALKLGFFFAFTGVATLILALTLSNGSFGERKEYKAVFGDVTGMAKGDDVRIAGVAVGSVSKVEIVDRDKALVTFGVESDVPLTGNTNATIKFRNLVGQRYIALTQGSQGAKTILKAGSTIPMERTKEALDLNVLLNGFKPVFQALSPEDTNKFAYEIIQTLQGESGNVESLLARTSSLTSTLADRDKLIGDVIVNLSDVLDTVGSRDKELTETIDTLQQFVTGLKDDRNAILDSVDSISDLTDETSDLLVQGRPALTEDIKQLRALTKNLSSKKNLKTVSSSIQILPIKLSKIGTAASTGSEFNFYLCEINGRITIPEVKLLGITILPETPLDLTGPQGLKVGGSRCNQPGYDK comes from the coding sequence GTGAAGCAGATCGACAGGGAGTCCATGGGCGCCGCCCTGAAGCTCGGGTTCTTCTTCGCCTTCACCGGCGTCGCGACGCTGATCCTCGCGCTGACCCTGAGCAACGGCTCGTTCGGTGAGCGCAAGGAGTACAAGGCGGTCTTCGGTGACGTGACCGGCATGGCCAAGGGCGACGACGTCCGCATCGCGGGTGTGGCCGTCGGCTCGGTCAGCAAGGTCGAGATCGTCGACCGCGACAAGGCGCTCGTGACCTTCGGCGTGGAGTCCGACGTGCCGCTGACCGGCAACACGAATGCGACGATCAAGTTCCGAAACCTCGTGGGGCAGCGCTACATCGCCCTCACCCAGGGCTCGCAGGGCGCCAAGACGATCCTCAAGGCCGGCAGCACGATCCCGATGGAGCGCACGAAGGAGGCCTTGGACCTCAACGTCCTGCTCAACGGTTTCAAGCCGGTGTTCCAGGCCCTGTCGCCCGAGGACACCAACAAGTTCGCGTACGAGATCATCCAGACCCTGCAGGGCGAGAGCGGCAACGTCGAGAGCCTCCTGGCCCGCACGTCCTCGCTGACCAGCACCCTCGCGGACCGCGACAAGCTGATCGGGGACGTCATCGTCAACCTCAGCGACGTCCTGGACACCGTGGGCAGCCGGGACAAGGAGCTGACCGAGACCATCGACACGCTGCAGCAGTTCGTCACCGGCCTGAAGGACGACCGCAACGCGATCCTCGACTCGGTCGACTCGATCTCGGACCTGACCGACGAGACCTCGGACCTGTTGGTCCAGGGCCGTCCGGCGCTCACCGAGGACATCAAGCAGCTGCGGGCCCTGACCAAGAACCTGTCGTCCAAGAAGAACCTCAAGACGGTCTCGAGCTCGATCCAGATCCTGCCGATCAAGCTGAGCAAGATCGGCACCGCGGCGTCCACCGGCAGCGAGTTCAACTTCTACCTGTGCGAGATCAACGGACGGATCACGATCCCCGAGGTCAAGCTCCTCGGCATCACGATCCTTCCCGAGACCCCCCTCGACCTGACCGGCCCCCAAGGACTCAAGGTCGGCGGATCACGATGCAACCAGCCGGGGTATGACAAGTGA